In Phycisphaerae bacterium RAS2, the DNA window GGCACCGCCACGGCCGGCCCCTGACCGAACTGGCCGACGCCTGGGCCGTGTTGTCGGAGAACGCCGAGCCGCTGCCGGTCGAATCCGTCTCGCTGGATCGAGCCGAAGGCCGCGTGCTCGCGCGAGATGTTTGCTGCAAGAGCGACATTCCTCCGTTCGACAAATCGATGATGGACGGATTCGCCGTTCGATCGGCCGATTGCGCGGCGCCCGGCGCAGCGCTGAAGCTCATCGGCACGGCTGCAGCGGGGCATGCGGACATGGCCGCGCTCCGGCAGGGTCAGACCGCGCGAATCAACACCGGCGCGCCGATGCCGGCCGGTGCGGACGCCGTTGCACGAATCGAGGATGCGGCGATTTCGCAGGATGGAACCCGCGTCACGCTCTCCAGGTCCGTCAAGCCCGGCGCGCACGTCTCCCCGCGCGGCAGCGCGCAGCGTTCAGACGATGTCGCCGTTGCGGCAGCGGTTTGGTTGGGACCGGCGCAGGTTGCGTCCATCGCCGCCGCCGGCCATACGGATGCGTACGTGTTCGAACAAGCCGGTGTCGCCATCGTCTCGACCGGCGATGAGCTCGTCCCACCCGGCACAACACCCCAGCCGGGGCAGATTGTCGAGAGCAACAGCATCCTGATCGCCGGACTGGCCCGACGGTTCGGCGCGCGACCGCAGCCGCTGGGAATCGTCGAGGATCGCCCCGATGCTCTGCGCGAGC includes these proteins:
- the moeA gene encoding Molybdopterin molybdenumtransferase → MSATPPTWHRHGRPLTELADAWAVLSENAEPLPVESVSLDRAEGRVLARDVCCKSDIPPFDKSMMDGFAVRSADCAAPGAALKLIGTAAAGHADMAALRQGQTARINTGAPMPAGADAVARIEDAAISQDGTRVTLSRSVKPGAHVSPRGSAQRSDDVAVAAAVWLGPAQVASIAAAGHTDAYVFEQAGVAIVSTGDELVPPGTTPQPGQIVESNSILIAGLARRFGARPQPLGIVEDRPDALRERFAAALQSRVVITCGGMSMGTLDLVPQTLESLGVRWLFHGVNVRPAKPVAYGRGPAGQHVFGLPGNPGSAFVAMHALVRPLLDGLHGLGARPPRWRTARLIEDIAPHKDPRPAVLPGLMLHGDDGVMKVRLMPWGGSGDAIGLAGATALIFIPRPNDGLRAGALVTFLALD